The DNA region gattttcttttcttccttttgaagatGGGAAAAGCAAGCTCCTGAGACACCAAGTGATCTGTCTGCTGCTGCCTCTTAATCTGTAGCCTGAGGAGACAGtagacaaatagacaaatacagaaggagagaaagaatagaaaaggagaaaggaaggagggaaggaaggaagggagggagggaaggagggaggaaggaaagaaggaaggaagggaggggggggggaggaagaaaggaaggaactgaACAATTTATTGCCAATGCAATAAATTCTCCTGAAGCCTGCAAAGTCCCAGTACTTCCTTGAATTTCTCAGCTAATCAAGGCTGCACGGGTATTGTTTTTCTTCACTAAGGGCAGAAATCCTTCTAAAATtgcttccccaccaccccccttcaTTCTATCCCACCACCTCTGAGAGCATCTGACAGAAAGTGGTTTGGATGCTGGGTCGCACAATTAGCTCCTAATTTTGTCAGGCTTCTTCCTGCAAGCCTCACTGTCTCATAATTGTGGCTCTCCACTGTGCCCAGGAGGCTGGGACAAAGGCTTTCTGATTCCAGGAGAACACTGATTGAGGCGGGATCGATATAGAGACATCATGATTCCCTCAATCGGACCCCCAACCAATTTTTCAGCTAGAAGTAGAAGCTTGGGCACATACTTGTAGGGTTTTGTTATTAGTCACCTGTACCTGGGACCACCCCCAGTGCAACCACATGACAGCAGTTGGCAAAACAAATGTGATAGTTAAAAGACTGCAGAAGAATTAGCCTGGGACAATGTGACCTGCCTCTCCAGGTGAGGTGACAGGAAGAAGGGACGTTAGGGACTCTAAGGCAGAAAGGCTCAAATCATTTTGgaagtggtttttaatttttatttattttttgttttgttttttgtgtttttttggtttgggttgttgggttttcttttcttttttcttttttttttttttttttttggttgttagtttagtttagttttgtttttgtttttgtggttaaGGGGAAGCAGCGTGCCCCCAGGCTTCCTGTGGCCCCCTGTCTTTTGTGGCACTCCATGTTCATCTGGTGTGGGAGAACAGGAATTTGTCTCAgtgtcctcctcccctctcccacccctcagaGCCTGACCTTGGCAGGGAAGAGGGGTGTTCTGCATAGGAGTGTTCTCAGGGATTCTCTGGTGATGTAGCCCGGGGAATGCACAGCCTTACAAAAATTCCATTTTTGGAGTTAATTTGAACAggtaccttttttccccctttatccaGGAAAAGTAACATTACTATCCGGTGCCCAGGATCAAAGAGCAAGTCCAAGTCTGCACCGCACGGGGCTCTCTGCTTAGCAGTTGAGCATCCTTACAAAATTAACCCGAGACGTTTCTACTTGTGGcggacagagagcgagcagggaaagGGACACTGAGGGGCGGGAGAGAGGTTGGCAGAGATTCAGAAGGGACGCTGTCCGGATTTTTATGCGTTTCTTACTCTCACCCGTCTATACACCTCTGTGTCTCCGCATGCAAAGAGGAAAATAACTCGCGACAGTCGGCTAAGCTAACGCGGCCTTCGAATTCCAAATCGAAGAGTTTGGGGGGTTTTCAACAGGGGCCAAACCAAGCTGTCCACAGGCAGgaaggccggggcgggggggggggggtaattaggaaggaagaaattgaagaaaagaatcaaggaaagaaaaaggcgCGGATGAAAGGCGCAGTGGAGAGTGAGTGACGAGGCAGGAGAATGGCAGCCGGGGTGGGCAGGCGGCCGCGCGAGGGACTGACAGGTGGGTCGCGCTGCCGGGCGCGGGAGCGAGGGGGCGGGAGGTCCCTGACTCCCCGCGGCGCCAGGCCGCAGCAGCGACGCCTGGCGAGAAAGCGGGGACCGCCGCGGAGGGAGCGGGGAGCGCGCGGGGCGGGAGGCGGCGGGAGGCGGGCGCGCGGGCTCCCTGGCCGGCCCGGTGCCACTCGCCCGGGCGCCCGCCCGCCGCGCTCCGGGCTTCTCCTGGCTCCCTCCGACGCGCCGCGGCGGCCCGGCCTCCGGTCACCTGGCGCGGCGACCTCCCCGCGCCCCGCGGCTGGAGAAGGCGAGGCCGAGCCCGGCGGCCCCAGGGCGCGCTCGGCGGCGGAGCCGCGGGGACGAGACCCGGGGCGGAGCGGCGGAGGGCGGCGCGGGCGCGGACGTGAGTTGGGCAGCGCGCCGGGCAAGCCCGCGGAGCCGCCCTAGCCGGGTGCACGCGCCGGGCGGAGCGCGCAGGTGGGGCTGCCCTCACCGCGCTGCGCCCCGCGCGGCTCCCCCGCCGGCAGGAGGATGGGCGCCGGCGCCCGGGGACCGCGCCCGCCGCTGCCGCCCCGGAGCCCGCCGCGAGCCCGGCGTCCGGCCCGCGCCCTGCGCTCATGTATGTAGGCTGCGCGCCCGCCCCCGGGGCCCGAGGGTGCATGTGGGGTGTCGGCGCCCAGAGCGCCGGGACGCGCCCGGAGCACCGCTCCACCCTCTGGCTGCTCGGGAGGACCCCATCCTCCCGAACCCCCGACCCCAAGTTTGTAATCTGGTGGCTCGCCCTGGGCTGCGGTCCATCGAGCCGGGGCTGGGAGTGAGCACAGGGCACGGTCGTTCTAGGTCTCCTGGAGGGGGGTTTGGgcggtgggagggggcggggtaAAGACCCCCTGGAGCGCGccgggtggaggggtggaggatggacggcgaggtggggagaggctgggTTGCCCGCACCCTGCGGCGCGTCTAGGGTTCTCCTGGCCCCTTTGGGCGGCAGAAACTTTGGGATCCAGAGAGGCTTTGGGAGATGGGGAGAGTGAAAGGGACTCGCTCCCGCCCTGCACCCCCAGCTCCCCCAACGCACTGCTTGGTGCTGCCTGGGCACTTCGGGCTCCACCGCTacgacctcccccccccccccccccgccctgggtGAAAGCGATCACGAACCCAGCGCTGCGGCCCGCTCGGGGATCTCGGGATCTCTCGCCAACGCTCCGAGTTGCTGAGCGGCTGGCAGGGCGCGGGGGGACCCGTGGGGGAGCCGAAGCCTCCGGGACCCCCGACCCCGCCGCCGGGGGCGGTCAGGGACATCCTCCCGAGCTTctgggccaggggaggagggcggggatgTGGCTTCTGCTCCCTGTCCAGCAGGCATTTAAAAAGTTGTTGGTAAATGAATCACGGGGTCCTGGGAGCTCTGttaaccccctccctccccgttCCCCAAAGGCCCTAAGGAGAGCCAGGGGGGTCCCCCCACATCCTCCCGCACGGTCTCCCGTGCCCAACTCCACTGCGGAATTCTCCATTGAGTAACCTTTGAGACCGCGTGGCTGGCACCCCAGGGGGCACACCCCGGGCTCCCGGATTATGTGGCTCCATCCGAGTTTCGCAGGGGGGCGCGGGACCGGCTCGCTGCATTCCGGCAGCCGCGGCTCCGCCACCCGCCCAGGGCCGTCCCCACCGCTAGCCGCGGCCGCGGGAGAAACGCCGCCGGCCGGCGTCTCTCGGGGACCCCGCCGCCACGTCCGCGTGCCCCATCTGTGAGGTCTGGGGGGCCGGCGGGGCTCCGACGCTGGGCATGCTGCCCCCGCCCGCGCCGCACGGCTCGTTCCTCTAGAGCGCTGCCGGGGCCGGGCGGCGCGGGGCCGGGTGGGGGCCGGGCGCGCGCGGGCCGCGGGGCTCAGCTGTGCTGCTGTTCTCTCCGCAGGGACGGCGGCTCCCGGCTGGCGGCGGCGCGCCCCCGGGCTGTGAATGCGACTCGCCCCTCGGCCGCgctccccgcccgcccgcccgccgggaCGTGGTAGGGGATGCCCAGCTCCACTGCGATGGCAGTTGGCGCGCTGTCCAGTTCCCTCCTGGTCACCTGCTGCCTGATGGTGGCTCTGTGCAGTCCGAGCATCCCGCTGGAGAAGCTGGCCCAGGCGCCGGAGCAGCCGGGCCAGGAGAAGCGCGAGCACGCGTCTCGGGACGGCCCGGGGCGGGTGAGCGAGCTCGGGCGCCCCGCGAGGGACgagggcggcggcggccgggacTGGAAGAGCAAGGGCGGCCGCGGGCTCGCCGGCCGGGAGGCGTGGAGCAAGCAGAAGCAGGCCTGGGCCGCCCAGGGCGGGGGCGCCAAGGCCGGGGACCTACAGGGCCGGGCCCGCGGGGACACCCCGCAGGGGGAGCCcccggccgccgccgctgccgccgccgctgccgccgccgccgcccaggACGCGGCCGGCCCGGACCTGGCGCCCACGCCGGAACCGCCGGAGGAGTACGCGTACCCGGACTACCGCGGAAAGGGCTGCGTGGACGAGAGCGGCTTCGTGTACGCCATCGGGGAGAAGTTCGCGCCGGGCCCCTCGGCCTGCCCGTGCCTGTGCACCGAGGAGGGGCCGCTGTGCGCGCAGCCCGAGTGCCCGCGGCTGCACCCGCGCTGCATCCACGTCGACACGAGCCAGTGCTGTCCGCAGTGCAAGGAGAGGAAGAACTACTGCGAGTTCCGGGGCAAGACCTACCAGACTCTGGAGGAGTTCGTGGTAAGAGGCGAGCGCCCGCCGGGGCCACTTTGCACCTCCCGCCGCGGGGTGAAACCTCCCCGCGCGCTAGGCGCCCCCACTTTGAAGAAGAGGCGCGTTCTGGTTCCCAGAGGCGGACAGCGCTGTGCTCGCGTCCCCTCAACACGATCTGTCTTTTCAGAGCGGAGGTAATCTTTAAGGCAAAGTGGCCGATCCACATTAATTCCTCGGGTCTTCGCCGTGAAAGGGTTTGGAAAGGGTGAGACCCACGGCATTGAGGGGAcggccgcccccccacccccagcacttaCTGGCTGTGCTGTCCCTGGTAATCCACTGCTTCTAATTTAAAAAGCGTGGCCGCTGAAATGCTCAACCTGTTTCCAAACACGGGGTAATTCGGCGTGCCATTTGGGGTATAGTCTTCTGCTAATAGCTAATTAAGGGAGACCATTCCTATAAATAAGCCATCTCCCCAGATTATGGGTTGGAGTATCACGCAAATGtcctcaaaaggaaaagaaaattcttgaTCATTGGATGCCAAAACAGTGGATGGCAAAAACCAGAAAGTGTGGTTtagggttattattattattattattattattatcatcattattattattattttaggggCATACTAGTAACAGTGTTTACAGCGCTGGCCAtctcctgagcacctactgtgcgtCAGGCTGCAGGCCGCGCTTTTCCCGTGTGTTAACTTGGTTAAACCTCATAACATACTGTGAAACAGATGCTTACCTGTGATCTCCGGTTGATggggaagaggaaactgaggcacagaatatttaaataacaggGTGAAGACGAGGTTGCCGTTAAGAAGCAGACTCATGAGTCAGGCCGAGCTGTGCTAATGCACATTGTCTGCTTTTCCCCTTACATGCTGCTATGTGAAACAGAAGCCCAGCCCCGCTGGGGCACAGGTTTGGATGGAGATGCTGGCCCCTTGCACGTGCTGGTCCCTCGGGGAACTCTAacagccctgcctctcccccgctccgTGGCCTGGGCAGAACTGCACAGATCTTCATCCAGACCCCCCAAGGGAGGCCTGTCTGGACACGTGGCCTGTTgactgggcagagagagggtttCCTGGGTGACAGGGGGCGTCCTGGGGCCTGCAGCCCCCAGCActgagcagggagggaaggcagggggaaAGGAATCCTGCTGGAGGCCCCCGGAGCCCAGCCTTGGAGATCCACACATTCAGGATATGCCCAGGATGTGATGGCCCCTAAGGAATTTGAAGAATCAATCCCTGGTGTGGTAGAAATAGAAAGCCAGGAAGGACTGATCTGTAGATAAGGTAGCAAGTGTGGAAGGAGTGCTGGGATTTAGAGTCGGGAAACACAGGTGTCCATCCTGGCCTTGCCACTAACCAGCACGACAAGGACAAATCGCATCTTTCCTCTGGggttgttttcctcatctgttagcTAAGGCTGGTTGGAGCTCTAACGGCCGGCCTCATGCCCAGGATGCATCCCCAGGCCAGCCTGTTTAGCACAGTTGTTCACTCCAGCCCTTCGAAGAAACAAAGACAACTTTGTCGAGAAACTCCTATGAACCAGACCCTGACCATACACCAGGAGTTAGGTAGGCGCCCTGCCCTCACAAGGCTCCCTTGCTAGTGGGAAGCCGGGCACACGTCTCCCCAGGTGCGTTGGTGCTGAAGCAAAGGTCCTGGCAAAACCCAGGTACCTTCCCAGGTGCCTACCCAGAGGTACCTTCCTTACCCAGAGGTAGGTATCTACCCTGGGAAGAGGTATCTTCCCTACCCAGGGGTACCTTCCATGTTGGCCTGGGCCGGGGCTGTAGGCATGAGCCCAACAAAATAATTCTCTTGAGTTTTAGGCTCATGAGAAAAATCTCTCAGGGTTATAAGAACAAAGGCAAGTCGTTAGTTCTTATCGTTTGCATTTGTTGGTTGCATTGTATCTTGTTTTATAGTCATTTCCTAAAAGAGTCTCACGAAGTCAGCTGCATTTCGATCTAAAAATCCCAGACACGCCACAGGGTGGCCAGTCATCTGCCTGAGATGACAGACAGAAGAATTCAAACTTGTGTTGTAGTAATTCATCGCTAAGTGCTGGGTGCCACGGAGCTGCCTTTGCgagccagggaaggggtgggggtgggggggggactcTTATGTGATTCAAAAATCGTTGGTCAGGAAGCAGAACGTGTTGCAGGCTCTGGAGATGGGGGATGTTGGCAACAAACGGGAGATTGGAGAGATGATACTCTTGGGAAGAATTAAGGTACCCATGAACCTCTCTTTTGAGTGTTAAGTACATCTCTCGTCTCCAAGTGGTACTTCATTCTCAACTTTCATCCAGTCATCAGCGGCTGCCAGGATGGACACGTGCATGAATGTCGCAAAGCTTCTACGCGTTCGGTGTCGCGCTTGCTCCCCTAACACGCACAACCCCCTAATGATTTCATTCTGCACGATGTGTATGTCATGCTCGTTTCTGTGACTAGGGGGGTTGCAGTTACGCCCAGCTGCGGTGCCGAGTGCCCGGGCACGACCACTGTCCACCTCTCTGCTCTGGAGGTTCTGGGCTTTCAGCGAGAGCTCCGCTAGTGTGGTCTGTAGTTTGCACAGCACCGTGTGCGGGCAGTGGAAAAGGAGAGCACGTTCTGTCTGAAGTGCTTTGCTCTTCTCCGAAGAAAAGGTTAAGGAAACAGGGGTTGTGGTCCGTGTGTGTCTTGCTTGGAATGCTGGTCACCGcagcaaggaaggaggggaaagggaggccaGTGCTGGGCCTCCTTCCCCGGGAGGCACACAGGTGTCTGAGGCGTCTGTTCTGTGCTtccccagagagagggaggtagtgATGGAGGCTGGGGGCTCACTCTGGGCGTCTGTCTGGGAAACAGATCCTGCCTGGTGCCTGTGATGCTGTGCATCTGGCCCCTGCGAGGCGGCTTCCCTCCGTCTTCCTGGGCTGCTCTTTCTTGGGCATGTGGCTCTTTGCCCAATTTTCACAGTTTcgtcttttccctcctctccctgctccctacAGACGCCATCACAATCCCTCTTCTTCGCAGCTTGGCTGATAATCTCGGCCAGATGTCAGTGGAAGACCTCACTCGCCACGCCCACGAAATCCCCTTACGCTGATAATGACTAGAGTAACATCCTCATGTCTCTAGGGATGTTTGCAACTTAATTTGTGTAGCCACGTAAAAACGTAGTTGCTGGTGGAGTTTTCTCCACTGCCTCTCAAATTCCACCAAGTGGTCTGTTCTTCAACTTACACGAGCAGGTATCCAACTTTGGAGAAGGAAGCCTGGTCTgctggtttgtattttttttttttttaaacgaatgGCATTTTCACGTGTTCTCTGCTTCTTGGGGACATGCTCATTTGCTGGCGTTACCGTCATAAAGGACCACAGACCAGGCAGCTTAAACCATAGAGATTTATTGtttcacggttctggaggctgggcgTCCGAGATCAAGGTGggggcagggttggtttcttcggaggcctctctccttggtgttgtagatggccgtcttctccctgtgtcctcaccaaGTTCACGCTCTGTGTGCGTCTGCGTCCAGTCTCCTCACACAGGTCATATTAGATTGGGGCCCACCtggatgacctcattttaatgtaattgcCTCTGTAAAGATCTTGTCTTGAAATACGGTCACAGTTGGAGGTACCGGGGGTTGGCACCTGAACCTGAGAATTTGGGAGGGAGGGCACAGTCCAGGCTGTAACATAGCCATAACAGGTGTCGGAGGCCAGAGTTGACCTCACATGGACGAGCCCAAGGAGATACAAGGACTGTGGCCAGGGGAAGCCTCCCTGGCAAGTATGATtgaagaaagaatttacaaagaaGGTGCAGGGGTGATTGGTGATAAACTCACTGCCCGAGAAGCATAGCCAGGCAGGCAGCCCACCTAAACCACTGTCGTTCTGTGCCTATTCCATTCCGAGCGCTGTTAGGACCTACTGTACTGTTTATGGCGGTAGATTTGTGAGCCAGACACAACTAATGAGCGGCTCTCCGGTGGGGGCTCCCTGGAGCAGTTTCAGATCTGCCCCGATGACTaccaggcaggaaggcaggcagcagGTCAGATTTGGAGTTTACCAACAGAAAACAATTGCAGTTTGAGCCACAAAATTAAGTTGTTCCCCTCACGGGGTCTCCTGATGCCCTGGGGGACCGTGAGGTTAGAAGCGGGGGTCCGCAAGCTTGTCCCAGTGCTTTGTAGCATCTAAGCAATTTATACAACCCCCGCCTGTGGATAAGGCCCTCCAGGAACACGAACACTGCTCGCGTCTTGGCTTCTGGGTCGTGTGATGCCAGTTCCGTCTGTCCGCGGTGGCTCTCGTAGTGATCAGGAACTCTGATTAGCAATTGTGGAAGTCTTTGAAGAAAAAGAGACGCTGCATTATTAATAAGTACTGCTTGCTCGCCTGTTTTTCAGAGCGAGAGGCCTGTTGAACCGGAGGCAGCTGGACAGAGATCCGCAGGCACGGGGATGTGGGGCCGCCGGGGAGCCCAGGCTCTCCCAGGGCGTCAGCGTCTGACCCATGATTAACCCTGCTGCAGAATCTCCTTTCCAGAAGTTTAGTAATGAAAAAACTTCCTCCATGAAATCTGGAATCAAAAGCTCCAAGTAGATCTCTATTGCAATTATGAAAAGGTGCCAGGAGAGAGACACATTCATCATATTTTTCAGTTGCATGGTATTTATTTCCGTTCTTCAGGTTGATGTTACTTAACATAAAacaatactattattatttacctTTGCAAAGTGCAATGAATCAAGCTGCGTAAAGCTAATGTTCTCTAGTCGGCCGGATGCTTGTGTTGTTGCTAAGCCTGAGTTTGCTTGGGTTCTGAGTAAGATTTTCTCAATTCTGGACCTGTCAGTTTCTGCCTTTCTTGCCCAAAGCCATTTAAACAGTagcagtttgttttaaaatttttttaatgcttatttatttttgagagagagggagacagagcactagcaggggaggggcagagagagagagagggagacacagaatccaaagcaggctccaggcactgagctgtcagcacagagcctgaggtggggcttaaactcatgaactgcgagatcatgacccgagccaaagtcagacgctcagctgactgagccactcaggatcACTAAGAGTAACAATTGTTTTAAAGGGGGAAGTCCATATGCTTTCTCTGAAACTTTCCAGTGTGGCCAGGTGTTGACCTTCAAGATTCAACATGGTTAAGTGATTTGATCCAAGTTATGGAGCTAGTAAATGATGGAACCAGGATCTGAGTCCTAGACTGTTGCCCTTCCAACTATGCCATCTTATGCCCGTGACCATATGGTCATGAAGTGGCATCTTGTGTGTGACCACGAGAATCCCAGGTACGTGGAGAAGGGAAAGCTCGAACAGGTTTGGGACACCTGCCCCACATTTGTGTCCAGTGCTGGACCAACTTGGCCAAGGGGTTATTTTTGTGGGTTTGACTCAGGCCATCTAGAACAAAATAAGTATCTGTGTCCTTCCGAGTAGGACATCTTGAGTGTCCGCCTCCTTCAGTGCGAGTGGAGGGTCTCAGCGTCCTCTAGGACAGAGCACTTAACCCTCTAAAGATGTCTGTGTGAGCCCTTGTTCTGTTTCATTCTCGTACCCCTGAACAATTCTCAGAGCCTCCTATTTTCCAGTGGTCCAAAGTAAAGAGTATCCTGCTTATCTCTCAGTTtatgagaagtaaatgagataTACGTGAAGGCAATTTGAACCTACAAAGctctgaacaaactgaaaaaaagagagagagagagagagagagagaataagcctGCAGCCAGGTGAATGTGGTTTCTGGGGGCTTCCCTGATGAGCGTGCCTCTTGTGGGAGGTGACTACCCCCCTGGAGGGTTTTTAGTCCCTGGGAAGACTGACTGTGGAGGTTCAGCATTAGGGAGGGCCTCTCTGGGGTTTTCccataaatatttcctttggtGGAAGGTATCTCCAAATCTGATCAATCCCAACAAGAAtttcttcttgcattttttaattcaaaaatatttttttgcgggtgcctgggtggtcagtcggtcaagcgtcccacttcggctcaggccacgatctcacacttcgtgagttcgagccccatgtcagactctgtgccgacagctcagagcctggaggctgtttaggattctgtgtctccctctctctctctgcccctcccccactcacagtctgtctctctttcaaaaacaaacctcaaaagaaaacatttttaaatatattttggggggtaaatacttGCCAGGCTTTGGACACGATCCTGGAGACATAACGCCAAACCTTGGAGTGCCCCCAGTAAACGGGCAGTGACCCCCACGTCGCAGGCAGTGACCACAAGGTGTGTGATGTGCTGTGAGAAGCATCGTGGGGCTCTGCAAGGCACCCAGCTGGAAGCTGCCCATCTAGACTCTTGTCgaaggtttgtttttaaatgacaggGCATGCCTGGGACAGGTTTctagggggaagaggagaagagttTGTCTCAAAGAGCACAATTGTGAGTTTGGGTGGAAGACGATGCTTTTCCACCTAGCCTGTGTACCCTATAGCCATCCTTTGTGGTATGCTTCTGACCACATAGCTGGAAATCCTTTTTTTGCTGTTTCTGTTCCAAGCCTGAGATCCTGCCAGCTGGATTTCACTTCTCATTCTATTTCTGTCGGGCACTGGGGTGCGGCCAGGACACGGAGTGCCTTTCGAATCTGCAGAAAAGGATGATGTCAGGCATCTGCCCATGGCCCTGTGAGTTCTCTCAGAAGCCCGAGGCCCATGGAGAAGCATAGGGATGGAAAATTAAGAAGCCGTGTGGCTCTGTGCCATAATCTCTGGTTATGGCGGAAAGGATTTTGCTTTAAACGTGGTGAGACCACCCTTCGCCCGGGAATAGAGAAAACTAATAGCCCAAAAACCCAGCACTTAACAAAACTCGTGAAATCCCAGATATCATAGAAAacacatcttggggtgcctgcgtggctcagttggttgagcgcccaactttgctcagatcatgatctcacagtttgtgggttcgagccccacgtctggctctgtgctgatggctgggagcctggcacctgcttcggattctgtgtctccctctctctctgcccctcccccactcatgctctctgtctctctctctctctctctctgtcaaaaataaataaacattaaaaaaaaaacccactcatcTTCTTAAAAGCACagctgaaatgggaaaaaaaaattgagaaaaattaatCCCTAGAGGTAAAATCCAGACAGGAAAATCAACCTTGCAGTGGTGACCATCTGAGAGCATCGTCTGATGCCTGGGATTGAGGTTGGGGTACCTGACAAACCCATGGCcccagggagagagaacatcaCACCGGGGTGTATCTCATAAGGCCATGCTCCCCCAAAAAGCATGTCCTGCAAAGGAGGACTGCAGACAGACCCCCCTGGATGGGCCTCACAGCTGAGTTGAGCTGACAGGTTTTCTCTGAACATTTTCTGTATCTAGTGCATGTGCTGTCTTACGAGCATGAAGCTGCTTCCCTGGATGGTCCAGAAAATCCAGGTGGGGTATTTGTGCTGAAaggcagggttggggggtggggcgtcCCTGGCTGGCAATGACGACAGGTGTCTGATAGAAACAAATGTCCCCAGGAGGAATGCACCCTCCCCCGGGGCCGCAAAGAATCCCCACAAGTAGCATTCCAAAGAATGTgatagcaaaattaaaattacacacaAGAAGGGGCATCGTAAGCAAGAGTTTGCTGAGACTAAAGTAATCCAGTGAGACCCAGATGTTGGAATAAAAATGAGactatttaatatgtaaaaactCTATGTTGAAATAAAATGCCTAGATAGACAAAACAAGTATATTCCAATACTGATCAGTTTTGAAGAAGAATCAGGTAGAACTTGTATACAGCAGTATATAATAGTTTGAATTGATA from Panthera leo isolate Ple1 chromosome A2, P.leo_Ple1_pat1.1, whole genome shotgun sequence includes:
- the VWC2 gene encoding brorin, which produces MPSSTAMAVGALSSSLLVTCCLMVALCSPSIPLEKLAQAPEQPGQEKREHASRDGPGRVSELGRPARDEGGGGRDWKSKGGRGLAGREAWSKQKQAWAAQGGGAKAGDLQGRARGDTPQGEPPAAAAAAAAAAAAAQDAAGPDLAPTPEPPEEYAYPDYRGKGCVDESGFVYAIGEKFAPGPSACPCLCTEEGPLCAQPECPRLHPRCIHVDTSQCCPQCKERKNYCEFRGKTYQTLEEFVVSPCERCRCEANGEVLCTVSACPQTECVDPVYEPDQCCPICKNGPNCFAETAVIPAGREVKTDECTICHCTYEEGTWRIERQAMCTRHECRQV